From the Fusarium oxysporum f. sp. lycopersici 4287 supercont2.60 genomic scaffold, whole genome shotgun sequence genome, the window CTCTTTCCTTAGCCTCGTATTCGGTACTCGGTGGCAGACTAATAACAACGGCCCAAAAGGTAAATCAGCCCTTTGAAACGTTGGGCATTGCCTACCGCCACATATGACTATATATGACATATTTTTGATTAATTATATGGCTAGCTAGGACTACTTCTCACTCCCAACGGAATATAAGATAGCTATGCACttaatatttctattattatacttttataacTCTTCTCTAATTAAAGTTCCTTATTTTCCGGAAGTTGCCTGTTAATAGGCGACGGACCTTATTCTTCATATTCAGCTGAGGCATATGCACATGCGTGGTGACTTAATTGTATGGTAATGACCCTCAGATCTTGGGCGGTCGGAACATCATGCACGCTAAGTCTGTTTACTGCCTTCGGTTTAAATTTGACTCTCAGATAACATGGTCGCCCCTAACCATCACGccacagggcaaaagatGGGACTATCTCCGGAGGCCCATAAGGCTGCAACGCAGCACCGGGAGGGGTTGCAGCTAATTGAGAATAAACACGATGCTCCCCCTCCGGTGGCTTTGCTGCGGAAGAAGGGGTAACCAAGCCCTGTACCTTCGGTTGCAGCTACCAACCCTCAAACATATGCCTCATAGTTACTTCTAAGCACATGCCTCACAATTACTCATAAGCACATGCCAAAGACAGGGTTGTGAGCAGCTATGCCAAAGGGATTCAAATTATCAACTTCCGCCCGCTTATAGCAATTATGATATAACAGTCGCACCTAAACATTATACTACAGGACATAAGACTGGGCTATAATTGCTATCAGAATAATTACATTGGTGCTTACAGCTGCTTGTAGGAAGCTACGGTGAGCCAAGATGTAACAGATAACCTTAAGTTCTTCGGCCTGTCGGCCGGCCTAGAACGAGCTCGGGATAGTTACTATTGTGTCGAATTTTAATACCTTGACAACCCGTTCAGCAGCGGGGTAAACAGGACTATCGGGCCTGCTTCATACCTCCGACGTGGCAACAGTCCAGGCTTCCGGCCTCAAAGTCTGTCGGCCTGGACGCACCTAGACCACACCTAGATTCAGCCTCAAATCAGCCTCTTgtcatctttcttttctgGCTATGCGACGAGTGGTGGGAGGTTTATTGAGTTCAGCGACACCAACTCTTGGGCAGCATCATGTACGTTTTCATGATGGTGTAAGGGCCGCAAAAGAGTTCAATAGTTTCAAGTTCCATCTGAGAGGCGGAACAAAGCGTCTAGTGGTAAGACTGTGGTTAGGTTGTTGAGAAAAAAAATGACAGACTCGTGAGAACTAATAGGGCAGGAAAGGATATATAAAGGGGGCCTTCTTCCCCCTTCAACCATCTATCCTCATCACTCACTCAGTCTTCACTACTCAGCCAAACAACTTCAATCTACTATTCTCTTCAATACTCTCTTTTTGAGATCTCAACACTTTTCAACTCCCAAAATGCAGTTCTCCGTCGCCGCTCTTCTCGTCGCCGCCACCGGTGCTCTTGCTACTCCTACCCGTGGTGGTGACCGTGGTGGTAACCGTGGTGACCGCAACACCAACACGCAGACCGTCACCTGCACTGGTGGTTCTGCTTACTGCTGTTCCCCTGAGTACGATGACGGAGGCTATTTCACCTACTACGAGTGCAACAAGAACATCAACAGCTGCAACGTTCAGAGTACCATTGTTTGCTGCGCCCAAAATGTCCAAGGAGTATGTGAAGAGCAAGTGATCTTAGAAGAACTACGCTAACTGAATAATGTAGAACAACAATGCCCAGGCCCAGACTTGCTCTGCCTTCGGCAACCAGAAGGTTATCTTTATCTAAACTCCTTCTCTGGAACCCGAGATGAATAATGGCAGCCCTCTGTAACTAGAGTGGACGGCGTATTATTAACAGACTTCGGCCTTCAGGGTATTTCCAATGGAATGGAGGGGTTATCAAATTGACGAGGGGTATGGATGACAGTTGGATTATTTCTTTCTTCGGTTCGAGTAAGGCGATAATCTCTAGCCAGGATAACATCTTCCCAACCACCCACGCTCCTTCATGCTTTATACGGGGATGTGTTTGGTTCTATGAGACAATAGCGAGAAATAAAAATACGTTCTCGAGCTACTGTACGCAGTCGTGGTGGTATTTCGACGAAATACAACAAAACTGGCCCGTGCACGCGTCATGTCTGTGTATTTCGTTAAATTACCATAAACACTGGTCCGTGCACGCGTGATATCTCTAGCCCATCCAGTTAGACTCTCCATTCGTATCCAGCACCATCACTCTGGTAAACATCACAAGTGTACCATGGCAGCAAGATCTCAAGGCACTCCTTACATACTAGAAGTCAGTCCCataatagctaattataCACTTCTCGATAATCTACAGCTCTTCTATGATACTGGCGCCCGGCTCCTAATCTGCACCAGAGACAGCTGTCAATTCGCCCTATCCAATGGCCCATCCCGCGTAATAACACATCTCCGCGATAAGCATAACGTTTCCACCGACGCAAGAAAAGGGCTTAATCAGCTTCTTAAATCCCTATCCCCCGGGCCGCTAGACCCTGAGAGTGCATTAACCTTAGCCGATAGAACGGCCGAACACGATAAGCTACGAGTCTATGAAGGCTTCGCTTGTATCAACTGCCAGTTTCGTACCATAAACATCCAGTCAATACGGCGCCACCAGTCTAACCCACCGGATGACTGTAGATCTAAAGCCAGCCTCACTCGCTCCAGTCGCCGTCGCAACCTTGACCAGCAGTTTGATTGTGTCTACCTGCAGACATGGACCACTGGGTCAGCACGGAGATACTGGATCATCAACAGAGGTAGAAGTATGGTCCGGCAGGTAGATAGCCCTGCAGTACAGGCTCATCTGCGCAGCGTGTTGACAAGGGAGTTCAATCGAGGAAAACTCCCCAATGAGATAACGGCGGCGCCTCCAGTCGCACCGACCGACACAACGGCATTTGCATTACAGACGCCTTGGCTGGAACGGACCGGCTGGGATCGAACGTATAACAACAAAGACCGCCGTGAAGTGCTCACAGCCCTACTACAATGATTACCGCGAACATTGCGACGCAATGCACATGTTCTGGTCCGTGCACGCTAGACGTCTCTCCAATTTCCCCAGAGTTGCGTCATAATACACACTTTTCGTCCGTGCACACTTTCAGGGTTCGCGGAGCTACGGTAGAACCCCTATTATTTCTCTATCGTCAGATAACGTTGactttccttttctttccGACGAAGCTGAAGTTTCGAAGAACATTCGATACGTGTTTGCAATTGCCTCACCCTAGGTCACCCTCGCCCCTTTCGTTTCTTTTAAGCCCTCTTTCCGTGAGGCCTTAGAAACATATTCATATTAGAGCTCGataataagttttataaCGCCTAGATTTGATGTTCTTAACCGACTTGCTCTTTGCATCGACCTAGATGCAAAGGTGTTGATTTGCTGCCGGTTAACCTGTTAATATGCACTATCCGTGAAAGGGTCTGCTGTTACCACGCACCTAAGAGTAAAGCACTAGGTTGAATATGATAAGCGTAAGGGCTTAACCGAATTCCTTAAAGGTCTGGGCTAGTTATATCTGGGTGATCCTAGTGCTGCGCCGCTCCTCAAAGACGGCTGCTCGGAACATCCTGACTTGCGCATCTACGAGGGGTATGCCTGCCGGAAATGCCTACTCTGTACTACCAACTTCTCGTCTCTAATGCGCCATATTTCCACTTAGTATTTCCAAGGTCAGCCTCCCGGAAAGCGCGAGCTAGATGAATTTTACGATGAGGTATGGCTATAGGCATGGACAGCGGGGTTAAACTAGTCTCGAAGGTATTGGATTGTTAGTCGTGGTGGTCTTGCTATACGGACCAGTGATGCTATCTAAGCTTATCTCGCATCTATTAAAGAGCAAGAACGACTTTTAAACTCCGGTAAAGACACACCAACCCACACGGAATCAGGAGGCATGAGAACAAACAGCCAAGGAGACCTTCTTAGATTTGAAGAGCAGACCCTATAGATCGAAAGGACAGGTTGGGATAAGATATATCACGGAAAGAGTCGAGATGTACTTGCTGCCCTTGCGGCATCATCTTTCTCTCGAGGCGCTGGGCCTTATCTTCTTGGTCGCCAAGGGACCGACGGTTTGCACGAAGATATTTTCAGCACTATGGAAGACGAACGAAAGATTGCAGCTATTCTCGAAGCGTTAGACGTGCTTCTGGATCGATGTGAGGAAACTGCTTGTAAAACGAGTAGAAGTATCCTCTGTTGGCTTAGAAGCATGCATGCTCTAGCATGCTACCTAAAACCTTTTATCCTCGTATATTACCCCTTAAGTAGGAGAAAGTACTGAGTGCTTTTTAAACGCTGTCTTCTGCTTATTTTCTGATTATATTGCATGGACCTAGATACTCGGGACAGGCTTATAGGCATCCGGTTTAAGAGAAAGCAGTTTCGGTTTCTTGAGGCAATATGGAACTATGAAT encodes:
- a CDS encoding uncharacterized protein (At least one base has a quality score < 10), coding for MQFSVAALLVAATGALATPTRGGDRGGNRGDRNTNTQTVTCTGGSAYCCSPEYDDGGYFTYYECNKNINSCNVQSTIVCCAQNVQGNNNAQAQTCSAFGNQKVIFI